The sequence below is a genomic window from Serratia nevei.
CTGGCTGAGCTGCGGCGCCAGGCGTTGCCATTTATGGTTGCTGGTTCCTGTATTTTCCTGAACCGCACCTGGTGGCCAGTACCCTTCCGAGCGCTGGCCTATCAGGGGCTGGTAGACGTGCGACTGACCAGAGCGAGTGATGATGTCCGCCACCCGCTGTGCCACCAGAGCTCCTGCCTTGTCATCATCGACCTGAGTCACAAATCCCGAACGGGGATAGACGTTGCCCCACATATTCGCGGCTGCCTGACTACCAACCTCGCGCTGACCGGGGATCAACGCCTCCGGATACAATGATTCCGGCATGCCAGTACGCCATGCCAGGCTGTCCAGCGTGCTGAGGAAATACGGCACGAAGGGGGTCGCCGCACTGCGGCACGAATAGCCGGCAATGCTGCCGCCAATCAGGGTCGTCGCCGGATGGCCAATGGCGTCAGCGTATTTGAAATGCAGGTTGGTTTTGCGCTGCCCGGGGGTTTTCAGCTCATTGTTGCCACCGCCGGCTGCAACGCCGCCCAGTGCGCTGGTGATACTGCTCTCGAGTCCGCCGGCGGCCTGACTGACCATCGACATCTCACGCCACGGGTTGCCTCCCGGGGTGTTATACGCCGACACCACCGCCTCCGGGACGAAATGGCTAACTTTGACCGAAGTTCGGACAGTGCAGCCGCCCCAACTGCAGAACAACCAGTAGCAAATACCGCTGACGCGCCAGCTGATGCAGGACTGCGACACCGCACTGGCAACAATCTGTGCGCTGTTGAGCGCGGCATTCGCCGCCGGCACGCCGGCCGCAGACAGCATCATGGCTACACCGAGGGATTTAAGGGTCAGCCGGGGTTGTCCGGAAGACGCCAACTGCAAGGGAAATCGTTGCATGTCACTGGCCCTCCAGTGACTTCGCGCGCAACGCGGTGGCCCGGGCGATATCAGCGGTGCCATACACCACATCCCGATCGTCAAACACGACCGCGGGGACTTTTTTGACGCCCAGTTCCCAGGCGCGCACCACCGCACGGTAAACCGTCGCCAGCTCCTGTTCATGCGCCTGCCATTGTGGTGACTGAAGTACGGCTTGCGCCTGCCGCTGCGCTTCATCCGGGTTCGACGACAGTGCGCCGAAGAGCTGCGTCTGCAACTGCTCCGGACCGTCAAGATAAATCACGGTCACGGAAGCATCATTATTCGTCGGGGGATGGTGGGAATCGGTATACAGTACCGTGCCGGCAAGTACCGATGCCGGCATCAGTAGAGGAAACAATGTCAGCAACATGCTGATTTTCATGGCGTACACTCCTGCGTGAATAGAATCCACACAGGGTGCTATAACGTGGTCAGAAAGACAGCAAAGAAGTCTTTATTGGTTTTAAACAATTTCCATAAGCACCTATCATATTGAATTGTATTGTTTTTATACCTAGCATGAAGTAACAACCACCATTTCTCTGACGCCTAAAACACTATCTTCACTCATGTATTAGTAATAATTTTCCCAATTAATTTCTTGGCTCTTATTGAAATAACAATATGACTATCCCATATTTTAATCTAGTCGTTTGATATCACCTTATTAAATCAACAAACAACAGAAACCTCACTTAATAACAATCGAGCATGAACCAATGAAATTAAAATTTCATCACCCCACACAAAAACTCTTTAAAAAAACAAAACCATTGATAAATAACAAAACAGAATGAGAGAAAATAAACAATGGAAACCAAACCAATATTTAGGCTAAATTAGAAACTAATAATACACTTATATGAAAATCAAGAGCAAAGACAACCACCACATCGCAGATATTAACAAAACGATACGCCAAGTCCAATGTCGTTTCAACTTATCACATCTCCATTTAATTAAGTTATTATTTTTATCATCCAAGTCAATTATTATAGGTGTTTTTAAACACCAGAATAAACCAGCACAACGCATCCCACTCGCTAAACTTCAATGCGGGAATCCTGGTTCTCTCTCCAGCAACAAGCTCACTGGCGATCCTCATCAATTCTTTATTACCCATAAACCACCACAATAAATTAATAGTTAAGAAATCACTCAGAGAACACCTCAATAACCATGCGCAAAAAAAATAATCAATCAAAAAAATAACAAATAAAAACAGATCAGTAACCATTCATATGACACACCACCATATAATAACAAACCTTTAATTAATGGACATTGGCCTCTAACTTTCGTGAGTAACAGCATCGCATCAAAAAAATAATCACATCGTAGGAAATCATAACATTCAAAGGGGCATTTCTTCGTGTGATTGCTCAGAGAATTAACCTTACCGGTTATATATATCCAATTTAATATTAGTGCCAACTCGCCCTTCTAGATTAAGTTAATAGTGGGATAGCAGAACCTGATATTGCAGTCTTAAAATCGGCCTTATCAACAAGCTTACGTAACTTTCAGTTTTATTATCCTTGAATATTAAATTCTTGTCAGTAGATTTAGAAGAACAATATTAAATCACAATATTGGTTTATCAAGATAAAATAAGCTTTCGCCCACATCCTGAAGAGACAGCTCTTTATTTGGCAATAATTCAGAGTTATACCAAAATGCAATCACAACATCCGAATCCGTATAATCATTAATATCACCTTCATTCCTTGGATTTATTTTCACCTTATTAACAAAACTCAATTAAAACAGCCCAATGCGGCACCAAGAAAATTTCAACAGCCCTGCTCAAAATCATCACGAGTTACCCCATTCGCATCAAAACTCACAGACTCAGAAATTAATAAACAACAAAGCAGTTTTTGCCCCAACAAATTAGAATCATTAACAATGCCAGATGATAACTCACGATAACCGGTGATCTGGAAATCACAACAAACATATTCAATAGCCCTATTGCCATTATCAATTTGGCCAAATGAAGAGGTCGTTTAGTTAGTTGTATGGAGAGTGCCTCTTGACATACCCCTCCACTACAAACTCAAAGCACTTAAACAATACACCAAGAGTCTAAAAATTAAAAATTAAAAATTAGAAAAACTAAATATGCCATTAATAAAATATTGAGCAAAAAAAACACATTATCATGTATAATGAAACCATGGCCACTAAAAGGAGAGTTAACTCGTATGATAATGTCCAACCTTAAACCACCAATAAGTTTGCATTATATACAGTTTAAATCAATAGATTTAAGCTATTGTCGCAACATAAAATCGTAATCAACAAGGATGTATAAATATGTTTTCAAGAAAAGCAAAATACTTTATGGAATTAGCTAAAAATAACTCATTAAATGATGCTGCAAATTCAATTTATATAACACCCTCTGCCATGTCTCAAGGCCTTAGCTCATTTGAAAAAAACATGGGACACAAACTATTAGAGAAAAAAAAGCAAATTACAATTATCCAAGAAAGGCATTGAGTTATTTGACTTAGTAAAGCCCCACTACGATGCAATAAACATTATTTTAAATGAATTCAAAAAAGCCGCACATACCCACCCTGCAACAATATTAATCGATAGCTTTCCATACACACAATTAACAGACATTTACCACAATAAGAACATACGCATTAATTTGGAGTGCAGGCACTCAAGAAACATTGCCACTGACCTGGAGAGTGGTTGCTATTTAGCTGTCATTTCCCCTTTAAACATTGAGTTAAAAAACACAAACATATCAAAAATAGATTTACAGGAAGAAAAAATAGGAGTACTTATACACAAAGACATAGTTGATTGTAATTTAGAAATAAAAGAAATAATGAGCAATACTAATCTTATACATACAACATCATCGTTAGAAAATAGCATTATGAAAAAACTGATAAGCAGACTGAGGTTAAACGGCATTAATTCAACCGCCATTTCCGCTAATGAAATAGAAGTGCTTTACATGTTAAAAGAGAAAATTGGATACTCTATAGTCAGCGAATGTTTTTTCATTAAGAATAGGGATATAATGGAAGATCTCTATTTCACAAGAGAACCATTTAATTTAACCCTGAATAGGAAAATGTATTTCCCAGAGGAGAATAGAACAACATTACAACTAATCTTATCTATTTAGATAAAAATATTCACGTCAGAAAAAAAACCAAACACATCTATTGAACATGGCTGTGAGTTTAAAAGTAACTTTTAGACTCCCAGCCACACTATAAACCCCATAAATTCAAGTAACATGGCTACTAATTTATTGATAGTGTAAATACACCACATTTAATTACATGCACTTTTTAAATCGCCGAATTCTCACTGATTAATCGACACTCTTACAGCGTAAGGTTATTAGGAATGCATGAGGCCGCGCGCTATTGTATCCGGTCAGCAAGCGAGCTGTGATTTCCTGCACTTCATTCAAGGTTCTGAGCCGATAAAAATCCTAAATTTCTGTTCGGTAGTCCCATTTAACGTGCTCGATGGGGACACCAGAATTAGCCTTCCTGGCTTGATAAATTCCAGCACCACGCCATAATCTTTAGCCCACTGCGCTTGGTGAGGAAAACAGCTTCAGACCGTGTCCATCCGCAGTTTCAGCGGTAGCCCGATTTGTCACAATCCTGTTCAGCCCCCTAGCCACCCTCTGTGCTGGGATAATTAGAGCTATCTCTATCGCCAGCGCCTCACGGTTAAAGTCATTCTCCACTTGAAAGTCCTGAATCGTCTGCCGCAGGCCAGTGTACTATGGCGGCCAGCTCTGGTTTTGTGCCTCAGGCGTCACCCGCGACGCCGGGTTACGTACTGGTAACCGATCCAGGGCCTGCGCGAAATGGGACACATTTAACGCTCTATTTTTATCTGTGACTCTCTGCTCGATACCCGCCTACGACGTAGATCGCCAGCCATCCTCAACAAAGGCGAAAGTCGTCATGGGGTTGTCCGCATCATTTTTCTTCACCAACTTGGCGAACTCCATAACAGGGCGGCCGAGTCAATGGCTTATAGGGCATCTGACCTCAACCTTCCTGTGAATGCAATAGTCCTGTAGAACATGGTCTATCTCAGTCGGGTTCTTGATACACTCTCAGTTAGGGGAGCATCATACCGGAAGAACTGTCGCTCAGCGTGGCACCACTACCATGGAGTCATATATCGCTCACCGGAGATTACCTATGTAGAGGGTAGTCTCCTTAAATCTAAGTTATGTGAGTAGAGCTGTTCAGTCATGCGGCCAAAGGCCGCACTTTCTGAGCTAGTATATGTGATAGCCCCCACCATTTACGCTAGAGGGCTATCACTATCAAAGTCATAATAAACTTTGTCATTAGCCTGAGATATTAATATAGCAACGCGTCCTGATATGGAGCTTCTCTCACTCTCAATGTATCCAGAATAGTATCTTTAATAGTCGACCTGCAAAATACACCATCAATGGTTTCATAATCTACATGGGCATCTCTCAAGGTATTTAACAAGTGCTTTAAACTAGTATTTTTCGTCACCTTAATTATATCAACATTATGTTGGCGTGCCGTATAAACCAAACCATGCAGAGAATCCTCTTTGTAATTAGATAAATAGTAATTATTTATTCTAGAAGGACCATGAACCACCTCCCTAGGCTCAATAAAATTACCAGTTGCTTGAGATATGCCAGGATCAGCTAATGCGAAACCATCATCCGAGAAGAATCTTATTTTTTGGCGATGATGTATCGATACTTTACTGTCAAAAAGCGCCTGAACTCTATGTGAAGTTATAACCGCCCTATTTCCGGGATTACCTCCACCTTTAATTAGTAAAAATGCATCAAACTCAATAACCCCATCCGGAAGAATGCTGTGTGCCGCTTGAGTACTGAGTATTCCTCCTCGCTTTGTTAATCCCTGGAAACCGTATTTCATGGCCGCATCGATACCTTTCCCGGCGAATCCTGCCATTGCAGAGACACCCAAAGCCAAGGATGTCCATCCCAGAATAGACGATGCCTGCGGATTGCTTTTTTCTGTGGCACCGCTGGCGATTGCCGTCATATCAGAAACGGCGGCTAATCCCCCTATCACAAGGGATGTCACCGACACCGAGCCGACCGCAGCAGTGACAGAACTCCATGCTGACACAGCCGCCGCTCCCGCTGACATACTGCCTGTCATTACACCCATCATGGCGGGCACTGCCGCTGCGTACAAGGACAGTCCGGCGGTAAATGCGGCAGCAAGAATACCGGCAATCCCCAGGCCGATACCCACACCGGCACCAGTGCTCATATGCCCTGACGGGTCGGTAAAATTAACAGGGTCCCCGGCACAATACGCATACGGGTTAATCCCCCCTTCACCAAACGGACTCAGGCTGTCAGGACAGTTAAAACGTATCAGCACCGGATTATAGGCACGATAGCCGTTCCCCAGATGGTAACTGCCGCTCACCGGGTCACACCGCTCACCGTTAAATCCCGGCAGTAAATCAATCGGATTCCCGCTGCCATACGGTGACCAGTTATGCAGTGTTGCCCCGTCATTTTTATTCTCTGACCATATCAGGCTGCTGTTGTGGCCGGTCCCCGTCAGCGTCAGTTCCCCCCCCCTGACTCATACCGAGACAGTGAGCGCCCCGTTTAATCAACCGCGTCTCCTGCCGGTCAGCCGCCAGAACCTCATTGACCAGAGTGTTCCCGCAGTAATACAGCTCCCGCACATCACCGCCACTGACATGCTGGCTCACCAGCCGGTTGAGGGCATCATACTCATAACTGCCGCCGTTAATATTTTCTCCGCTGACCTCCGTCAACCGGCCGGCCACGTCGTAAACCAGGGTTCTGCCCGCTTCATCTTTAATCATCCGGCCGTTGGTATCATATTCCAGTTTAACCAGCGGTGGATAAGCTGCATGAGTGTGTGTCACTTCTGACAGCTGTGCGGGATCTGCGGTATTCCGGTAGTGATACACGGCGGTATCTTTACTACCGTCCGCCAGAGTGGTGGTAACCTCAGTCAGATTATTTATCGCATCATACTGATACTGCTGACCTGACAGCACATTACCGTAAGCATCCGGCGGCGGGGTGCTGCCACTCACCCGGTAACGGGCCAGCCGGTGACGGCAATCATATTCATAGTGCTCATCTTTCATCACCGTGCTGCTCTGCCGGGTAACGCGGCGGCTCAGCAGTCCGTTTTTCAGCCGGTGCATCTCTGTCGTCAGCGTGCCGCCTTTACTATCTGTGAGTGTCCGGCTGATTTCACGGCTGAAATCGTCATATTCAAATGCCGTGGTCAGTTGTGCACCACCTGCTCTGTCCGTCACAGTCTGAACTGACAGGCGCTTCAGGGCATCGTAGTTCAGCACAACGTCAAGTGCATTGTCCTGTATTCCGATAACCCGTCCGTATTCATCGCGCGTATAACACGTCTGTGCCCCGGTAATATCCGTATAGCTGAGCTGAGCGCCGCCCAGTGTACTGGTATCATCTGCCTGCCGCTCACTGTTCCGCCGGGTAAACTGCTCCTGAATCAGTTTGCCTGACAGTGACCAGGCACAGCCGTATCCGGTATCTGCCTCGACGGCACTTAACAGCGCACCGGTCAGGTTATCGTAGTCATACGTCTGGTTTATTCCCTCACCGCTCACACAGGAGAGAACATTTCCCAGCTCCGGAATATAATCATATTTCAGTGACTTCCCCGACGGAAACGTGATTTCAGCCGGCACCGGAGAGGCGCCTTCATAGCGGTAACCGGTCATCCGGCCGCCGCTTGTTTCACGGGTTAATCGCCCCAAACTGTCATATTCACGCTGCCCCATGGTCAGCGTTTTTCCGTCCGTCCCCGGGCCGCAGATCTTAACCGCGCTGACCTGCCCGTTATCTGAAGCAGGAGCATATTCGCGGGTAACCACCGTGCCGTCAGCCAGCGTCCTGGAAATTTCCCGGTCAAACAGGTCATAACAGTAGGTGGTAATATTACCGTCTGTATCTTTTTCTTCCCGCAGACGGTTCAGTCCGTCATAGACATAACTGTGCTGCCCCTGCTCAGCCCCAGAAACATCCGTCATCGTTCCCCGCACCGGCAGCCCGGTGATTTTATCCAACTGAGTGCTGACAGTGCCGCTTTTAACCTGTGTCATTCCTTCCCCGCCCTGTGCATATGTGCGGGAAACCCGCCGGACAGGATCTGATTGGGTCAGTTTACGGAGACGTGTAGTGGTCAAGTAATATTGGCCACGGTTTTACAGTAAGAACGGTACCTGTTCTCTGATTCTTCCGGCGTCAGCCCTCCGTTATAGTGGTGTGGTCTGACGCTATTGTAGTAATTCAATATATAGCGATTGATTTGCCGCCGGGCTTCGTCTTTGCCCACGTAGCCATTCGCTGGTACCCATTCTGTTTTCAGGCTGCGGAAGAAGCGTTCCATCGGGCTGTTATCCCAGCAGTTTCCCCGCCGACTGACGCTTTGCTTTATTCTGTAACGCCAGAGAAGTTGCTGATATTTCAGGCCTGTATACTGGCTTCCCTGATCGCTATGGAACATGACATCACGCGGTTGGCTACGCGTCTCATATGCCATCCGCAGAGCGTTGCTTATCAATGCTGTATCGGCATTCGCTGACAGACTCCAGCCGATAACTCTGCGGGCAAAAAGATCCATTACGACCGCCAGATAGCACCAGCGATTTCCTGCCCAGATATAAGTAATATCTCCGCACCATACCCGGTCTGGCTCCGGTACAGCGAACTGGCGCTCGAGCAGATTCGGCAGGCATGTATGCTCCTGACGGGCATTTTTGTACTGATATTTTCCGGGCTGACAACTGCTCAGGTTCAGGGATTTCATCAGACGCCCGGCACGGTAACGGCTCATCGGAATGCCGTTTTGGGTCAGCATTTCAGCCAGAGTGCGCGCGCCAGCAGAGCCACGGCTCTGGTTCCATGCCCGACGTATCTCGCTGTACAACCTGACTCGCGCCGGATTAATAGTATCGCATCGTTTCTGCCAGTACCGGTAACTGCTACGGTGTACTCCCAGAGCGGAACAAAGTCTGACTACCGTGTGGCTGTCACTCAGCCTGGCAATTATCGTGAACCGTTCAGTGAGTCGGACATCAAGAGCGCGGTAGCCTTTTTTAATATCGTATTCTGTTCCTCCAGGCGGCGAACCTGCTTTTCCAGCTCGCGGATACGCTGCTGCTCTGGGGTAATGGGGGTGGCAGAAGGCGTAATACCCTGACGCTCTCGTCTGAGCTGGCGTACCCAAGATTCAAGCGTGGTAGAACCAACATTAACCGCTTCACTGGCTTGTCGATATGAGTAACCCTTATCAACAATCAGCTGTGCACATTCCAGCCTGAACTCAGGGGTAAAAGTACGCTTAGTTCTCTTGTTCATTAAGTCACCTATTTTATGTTGAGGTGAGAATATCACCTTTAATCAGGTGGCCAATATTACTTGACCACTACAACGGTCTGAAAAGACGATTTCTGACGGGTTTCCCCAGTTGTCATAATCTGTAATGCTGCTGACGGTGAAATATCTGCCGGAATCTGTCCCGTCAGTAATCCAGTCCTGTCCGGTATCACGCTGTTCCTGACCGAAGGCATCATACTGTGCTGAGGCAACATCAAACCATTCATGTGTATGCTCAGTATCAAGCAGCTGGCGGCGAATTTGGCGCCCGGCACCATCAAAGTGAAGCTTTACCTGATTACCGGTATTATCCCGCATGGCGGTAACCGGACCCGCTGGTGTGATGCTGTACTCCCATGTGGTGATGTTTTCATAACCAGTACCGGCATTCTGTGTCCAACTCAGTATCCGCCCCAGTGTGTCATAGGTGTAACGGGTTTCGATCCCCTGTGGTGAAACCTCAGAATGCAAAAGCCCGTTATACACAGACCGGCGCTGTGTGACGGATGACTGCAACCCGTCATAACCGGTAAAAATTACCGTTTGTGTCATCAGGCCGCTGTCGCTGACCTCGGTGTCAAAATCCTGTCTGCCGGTAAAAGACTGCCCCTCGGCATCCGGGTTATACAGGGTATCGGTGAATGCTGTGACGCGGCCATACTCTGTATTTCCGGTGTCTTCCTGATATTCCGTGATATGTACAGATAACAGCGTATCACCGCTGAATACGGATTCGGTGTCCTGTACCACACAGTCCGTCCGGTTGCCTAACAGGCGGTAGGTGGATGTTATTATTTGCTCCGGTGTGTCATTATAATCACTGTCCCGCGGTGTTACCGTCACGGATTTCAGGAACCGGACAAACCCATTCGGTTCGGCCGGACAATGGTCTCCGCCTTCTGCTGGATAAAATTCATAAGTGGTCAGTGTGCCGTCAGGGGCTTTCATACTGACCGGATTACCGTACTCATCAAATGCTGTTTCCGTAATTTCCTTACGGGTCTGCTCTGCGGCAGGCAGAAAGGTATCAGTCAGGGTAACCGTTTTCTTTCGGGGCATCTGAAACTGAGCCGGCTGCCCGTCAATAAGGACATCAGGCCTGGCATAATAGGCTGTTTCCTCCCGGATAATACAGCTGCCTTTCCGTGTTTCCTCCGAGATTTGCAGGTGATAGTTATTATATTCCCGCTTCGTGGTGACAGTAATACCGTCACTGGTAATAGTTTCCGTTGAACCGTAGGTATAATCCGTTAATGTGGTATAGATATAATCACTGCCAGAAGACCAGTTACCAAAATTGCCGTTGAAACCGAGGAAGTTTTGCGTGGTGTACGAGAAATGCCGGATTGTTTTCGGCTGTCCGGCCCCCGGATTACGGATATGGGTAAACACGACCGGCAAACGGGAAGTGATCTTTGATGTCGCGGGATACCTGAGCCCCTCCTGTCCATTATAAACAACGTCATCTGTCATGCCGGTCGGGTATTTTACGCCGGTCAGCACCCGGCCGGTCATTCCGGATATGGCATCATAACTGAAATGACAATTCAGAACATTACCGTCATGTATATTGTGAAAAATACGGGTCAGATACTTATCATCCATCAGTTGAAACTGTATGTGGTTTTCATCTCCGGTACCCGGCCACAGTGTCATCACAGACGATTCTGTCTGGTAATTCACCCGGCACAATATAACTGACTCATCCCGGACTTCAGACAACCGGGACACCTGTCCGTTCCAATTCCAGGTCAGATACAGCTGTCGTCCGGCGGGTGATATGACATTCGTGGTGAGAAATGTGTCGTTATCTCTGGCTTTTGTCAGTCGTTCTGTTTTACCGTCTTTCCAGAAAATGGTGTACCCTTCCCCGTCTCCCTGGCCATTGGTAAACACAAAACGGAAACTGCTGAGCTTCTGGTTGCGTACCTTATCGGTACCGGGGCTTACCCGGTATTTCTCACCATTACTCAGTTCCAGTAAATTAGTTCTATTATTAAACTGTGTCAGACTCAGGGCAAAACCGGTGCCAAAACCGCTGTTAATGTTGTTCAGTGATGAATAACTCAGAGACAGGGGGAGTTCAGGGCCCAGCTGATGATTGCCGACTAACGATACAACGGGCAGATTAACCATAAACTGACCGGTGCGCGAGTCAACACCTGTGCTCATGGCACTGATAAAATTGGATGTCTGTGAAGTAAAACTGTCATTCATACTAAACACTCCTGATACAATCAGATATTAAATAAACATTAAGGCATAAAAAACCACAAACTAACGACATCTGTATTTCTGTAATGAAAATATCCGGAGACACTTTCTGCATAATATGCAACCCTCCCTATTGGAGGGCTTATAATATAAAATTTAGCTTATCATTCCGATAAATACAAATATGACTGATAAAAACCATGGGTATAATAATTTACTTAATAATTAAATTATTATGTCTCCAGACTGAACTGGTGCGTTTTTCCCATTTTTCGCTGTAAGCCTCCCGACAACTTAGTCCCGGCGGCAAATGATGCAGCATCTGACCATTACCAATATAGACTGCCGAGTGCTGCAGTGTGGTTGACGACAGATTAAAGACCAGAATGTCACCGGATTGAAGAGAAGTATCCTCAACTTTGATGAAGCCTTCCTCCGGAGCCTGTACTTCAAAAATATTTTTCCCGGAATCGAGGTAATAGGCCTCACGTGG
It includes:
- a CDS encoding RHS repeat-associated core domain-containing protein translates to MSGSYHLGNGYRAYNPVLIRFNCPDSLSPFGEGGINPYAYCAGDPVNFTDPSGHMSTGAGVGIGLGIAGILAAAFTAGLSLYAAAVPAMMGVMTGSMSAGAAAVSAWSSVTAAVGSVSVTSLVIGGLAAVSDMTAIASGATEKSNPQASSILGWTSLALGVSAMAGFAGKGIDAAMKYGFQGLTKRGGILSTQAAHSILPDGVIEFDAFLLIKGGGNPGNRAVITSHRVQALFDSKVSIHHRQKIRFFSDDGFALADPGISQATGNFIEPREVVHGPSRINNYYLSNYKEDSLHGLVYTARQHNVDIIKVTKNTSLKHLLNTLRDAHVDYETIDGVFCRSTIKDTILDTLRVREAPYQDALLY
- a CDS encoding TIGR03756 family integrating conjugative element protein encodes the protein MQRFPLQLASSGQPRLTLKSLGVAMMLSAAGVPAANAALNSAQIVASAVSQSCISWRVSGICYWLFCSWGGCTVRTSVKVSHFVPEAVVSAYNTPGGNPWREMSMVSQAAGGLESSITSALGGVAAGGGNNELKTPGQRKTNLHFKYADAIGHPATTLIGGSIAGYSCRSAATPFVPYFLSTLDSLAWRTGMPESLYPEALIPGQREVGSQAAANMWGNVYPRSGFVTQVDDDKAGALVAQRVADIITRSGQSHVYQPLIGQRSEGYWPPGAVQENTGTSNHKWQRLAPQLSQSCAVFPDGEHPPAADANAAFALWQPYSCCQRRGQRFLYSTDF
- a CDS encoding TIGR03757 family integrating conjugative element protein, which gives rise to MKISMLLTLFPLLMPASVLAGTVLYTDSHHPPTNNDASVTVIYLDGPEQLQTQLFGALSSNPDEAQRQAQAVLQSPQWQAHEQELATVYRAVVRAWELGVKKVPAVVFDDRDVVYGTADIARATALRAKSLEGQ
- a CDS encoding RHS repeat protein, whose translation is MTQVKSGTVSTQLDKITGLPVRGTMTDVSGAEQGQHSYVYDGLNRLREEKDTDGNITTYCYDLFDREISRTLADGTVVTREYAPASDNGQVSAVKICGPGTDGKTLTMGQREYDSLGRLTRETSGGRMTGYRYEGASPVPAEITFPSGKSLKYDYIPELGNVLSCVSGEGINQTYDYDNLTGALLSAVEADTGYGCAWSLSGKLIQEQFTRRNSERQADDTSTLGGAQLSYTDITGAQTCYTRDEYGRVIGIQDNALDVVLNYDALKRLSVQTVTDRAGGAQLTTAFEYDDFSREISRTLTDSKGGTLTTEMHRLKNGLLSRRVTRQSSTVMKDEHYEYDCRHRLARYRVSGSTPPPDAYGNVLSGQQYQYDAINNLTEVTTTLADGSKDTAVYHYRNTADPAQLSEVTHTHAAYPPLVKLEYDTNGRMIKDEAGRTLVYDVAGRLTEVSGENINGGSYEYDALNRLVSQHVSGGDVRELYYCGNTLVNEVLAADRQETRLIKRGAHCLGMSQGGGTDADGDRPQQQPDMVRE
- a CDS encoding IS3 family transposase (programmed frameshift), coding for MNKRTKRTFTPEFRLECAQLIVDKGYSYRQASEAVNVGSTTLESWVRQLRRERQGITPSATPITPEQQRIRELEKQVRRLEEQNTIFKKGYRALDVRLTERFTIIARLSDSHTVVRLCSALGVHRSSYRYWQKRCDTINPARVRLYSEIRRAWNQSRGSAGARTLAEMLTQNGIPMSRYRAGRLMKSLNLSSCQPGKYQYKNARQEHTCLPNLLERQFAVPEPDRVWCGDITYIWAGNRWCYLAVVMDLFARRVIGWSLSANADTALISNALRMAYETRSQPRDVMFHSDQGSQYTGLKYQQLLWRYRIKQSVSRRGNCWDNSPMERFFRSLKTEWVPANGYVGKDEARRQINRYILNYYNSVRPHHYNGGLTPEESENRYRSYCKTVANIT
- a CDS encoding LysR family transcriptional regulator; protein product: MFSRKAKYFMELAKNNSLNDAANSIYITPSAMSQGLSSFEKNMGHKLLEKKKQITIIQERH